Proteins encoded together in one Nostoc sp. PCC 7524 window:
- a CDS encoding CHAT domain-containing protein — MEQTILILAANPQGITPLRLDEEVREIDAGLQRAKHRDQFILKQKWAVRPRDIQLAMLNINPQIVHFSGHGTGDEGLVFEDETGQAKLVDGEALAGLFELFADQVECVVLNGCYSQVQAEAIAQYVKYVIGMKKAIGDRAAIEFAVGFYDALGSGRSVEFAYKFGCAAIRLAGIPEQLTPILNKKLNINEKLININWTASEVFQELNDSDREILTELLIRSGRAEDSARKALCIKIGIEPNKLGFLRQSTDADFALELISYLHSIDNKQALCKICKELEIVFKKGKYVVDLDKIKLKLNCN, encoded by the coding sequence ATGGAACAAACAATCTTAATTTTGGCAGCCAATCCTCAAGGCATAACACCACTGCGTTTAGATGAGGAGGTGCGTGAAATTGATGCTGGATTACAGCGAGCTAAACACCGCGATCAGTTTATCTTAAAGCAGAAGTGGGCAGTGCGACCAAGAGATATTCAGCTGGCAATGCTAAATATCAATCCGCAGATAGTTCATTTTTCTGGACATGGGACGGGAGATGAAGGTCTGGTATTTGAAGATGAAACAGGCCAGGCAAAGTTAGTTGATGGAGAAGCTTTAGCAGGACTATTTGAACTGTTTGCAGATCAAGTTGAGTGTGTTGTTCTTAACGGCTGTTACTCACAGGTGCAAGCAGAGGCGATCGCTCAATATGTTAAATATGTGATTGGCATGAAAAAGGCGATCGGAGATAGAGCTGCTATAGAATTTGCTGTGGGTTTTTACGATGCTCTAGGATCTGGACGATCTGTGGAATTTGCCTACAAATTTGGTTGCGCTGCAATTCGGTTGGCAGGTATTCCAGAGCAACTAACTCCGATTCTCAATAAGAAGCTAAACATTAATGAGAAACTTATTAATATCAATTGGACTGCATCTGAGGTATTTCAGGAACTTAATGACTCTGACAGAGAAATACTTACAGAACTCTTAATACGTAGTGGACGTGCCGAAGATTCTGCACGAAAAGCACTGTGTATAAAAATTGGTATTGAACCAAATAAACTTGGATTTTTAAGGCAATCTACTGACGCTGATTTCGCTTTAGAGCTAATTAGCTATTTGCATAGTATAGATAATAAACAAGCTCTTTGTAAAATTTGTAAGGAACTTGAAATTGTGTTTAAGAAAGGGAAGTACGTAGTTGATTTAGACAAAATTAAATTGAAACTTAATTGTAATTAA
- a CDS encoding CHASE2 domain-containing protein produces the protein MSKLVVFSFLGGDLNQGFPVVTAQLWHHHQVLPVKFIGSLPAAPELSGLYRRWQSLYTAVHQRLGSNQRIKVHAHDITNISVNDFDEVCHQLQTNINVWLQFESFQNIERQLRTLLNRDDEIRVIFETNIVLLHRLPWHLWHFFEDYPQAELALSNDEYVTPQVLPKTATDKVKILAILGNSVGINIHKDSSLLQSLINAQTTFLVEPTRQKLDEHLWQQDWDILFFAGHSSSLADGEIGEIYINQTESLTISQLKNALKTAITRGLKLAIFNSCDGIGLARNLADLNIPQMIVMREGVPDLVAQEFLKNFLMAFAGGKPLYLAVREARERLQGLENEFPCASWLPVICQNPTTEPIQWQKLSDNLSDTKSVSYAATKSKIYTPKSQFWTVLLTTLMVTFSTVGLRYLGVFETIELQTFDQMLRLRPQEEPDPRLIIVEITEKDIQSRQETTLGPKSISDRTLAKLLNQLQKYQPRVIGLDIYRDSFDPPHKLNPIQLPTELSRDNVIVVCKGSDSKYDPQGVRPPQDVPVERLGFTDAIQDPDGIIRRQILMMQQELSSACKTHYSLSLQLAMRYLFDEDIPSNWKEDDVQFGSKVFQRLKPGRSGGYQQGVNLGGIQILINYRDTEYQRVSLDDVLSEKFNPELFQDKIVLIGVTANTLSDTWSTPYSAAQRDYKQIPGVLIQAQMVSQILSAVLDERPIFWVWPFWGDILWIGGWCVVGNLMLWRVRSLSDKGYAICATVVILYGVCAIALFQNGLWTPFVPSAFGIFASGIVVLFIQSR, from the coding sequence ATGAGTAAGCTAGTCGTCTTCAGCTTCCTGGGGGGAGATTTAAATCAAGGATTTCCTGTTGTCACAGCTCAACTTTGGCATCATCACCAAGTTTTACCTGTGAAATTCATAGGAAGTTTACCAGCTGCACCAGAACTAAGCGGACTCTACCGCAGATGGCAATCACTCTACACAGCAGTTCATCAACGCCTGGGTAGCAATCAACGTATAAAAGTCCATGCCCACGACATCACTAATATTTCTGTTAATGATTTCGATGAAGTATGTCACCAACTACAAACAAATATCAATGTTTGGTTACAATTTGAGTCATTTCAGAATATTGAAAGACAGTTGCGAACTCTACTCAATCGTGATGATGAAATCAGAGTAATTTTTGAAACAAACATAGTTTTACTACATCGTTTACCTTGGCATCTTTGGCATTTTTTTGAAGATTATCCTCAAGCTGAATTAGCTTTGAGTAATGATGAGTATGTCACCCCTCAAGTATTACCAAAAACCGCTACAGATAAAGTTAAAATTTTAGCAATTCTAGGTAATAGTGTTGGTATTAATATCCATAAAGATAGCTCTTTATTGCAAAGTTTAATAAATGCTCAAACTACCTTTTTAGTAGAACCAACAAGGCAAAAACTGGATGAGCATCTATGGCAACAGGATTGGGATATTCTCTTTTTTGCCGGACATAGCTCTAGCCTTGCTGATGGAGAGATAGGGGAAATTTACATTAACCAAACAGAAAGTTTAACTATTTCGCAGTTAAAAAATGCGCTGAAGACAGCAATTACACGAGGTTTAAAACTAGCAATTTTTAATTCTTGTGATGGTATTGGATTGGCTCGAAATTTAGCTGATTTAAACATTCCCCAAATGATTGTTATGCGGGAAGGAGTACCAGATTTAGTAGCCCAGGAATTCTTAAAGAACTTTCTGATGGCCTTTGCAGGTGGTAAACCACTGTACTTGGCTGTGCGAGAAGCACGAGAAAGACTTCAGGGATTAGAAAATGAATTTCCTTGTGCCAGTTGGTTGCCAGTTATCTGTCAAAATCCTACAACTGAGCCAATCCAGTGGCAAAAATTAAGTGACAATCTTAGTGATACCAAATCGGTGAGTTATGCGGCGACGAAAAGTAAAATCTATACCCCAAAATCTCAGTTTTGGACTGTACTGCTGACTACTTTGATGGTGACTTTTTCCACAGTGGGTTTAAGATATTTAGGAGTGTTTGAAACAATCGAACTGCAAACTTTTGATCAAATGCTACGATTGCGACCCCAGGAAGAACCAGATCCAAGATTGATAATTGTAGAAATCACTGAAAAAGATATTCAATCTCGACAAGAGACAACCCTAGGGCCAAAATCAATTTCAGATCGTACTTTAGCAAAGTTACTGAATCAATTACAAAAGTATCAACCACGAGTAATTGGATTAGATATATATAGAGATTCTTTCGACCCTCCTCATAAATTAAATCCTATACAACTTCCTACTGAACTTAGTCGAGACAACGTGATTGTTGTCTGTAAAGGCAGTGATAGTAAATATGACCCCCAAGGTGTTAGACCGCCGCAAGACGTACCTGTAGAACGCCTGGGTTTTACAGATGCTATTCAAGACCCAGATGGTATTATCCGTCGTCAAATTTTAATGATGCAACAAGAGCTTTCTTCAGCTTGTAAAACGCATTATTCGCTCTCATTGCAATTAGCTATGCGTTACTTATTTGACGAAGATATTCCATCTAATTGGAAGGAAGATGATGTACAGTTCGGTTCTAAAGTCTTTCAACGCTTAAAACCTGGCCGTAGTGGCGGCTATCAACAAGGAGTTAATTTAGGCGGTATACAAATACTTATCAATTACCGTGACACAGAATATCAGAGAGTTTCCCTTGATGATGTGCTGAGTGAAAAATTTAATCCTGAATTGTTTCAAGATAAGATCGTTTTGATTGGAGTAACAGCTAATACACTCAGCGATACTTGGTCAACTCCCTACAGTGCTGCACAGCGAGATTACAAACAAATTCCAGGCGTATTGATCCAAGCACAAATGGTCAGCCAAATTCTGAGTGCAGTTTTAGACGAACGTCCAATTTTTTGGGTTTGGCCTTTTTGGGGCGATATTCTCTGGATAGGCGGATGGTGTGTAGTGGGAAATCTGATGCTGTGGCGTGTGCGATCGCTTTCAGATAAAGGATACGCTATATGTGCGACAGTTGTCATTTTATATGGAGTTTGTGCGATCGCTCTTTTTCAAAACGGATTATGGACTCCATTTGTTCCCTCTGCTTTTGGCATATTTGCAAGTGGTATTGTTGTGTTATTTATCCAAAGTCGCTAG